A segment of the Bacillota bacterium genome:
TCCTGCTGGACATGGACGATTTTTTGCAGGATTTCATGGCTGAGGCAGTTAGAGAATAAAAAAATATAATGGGAAAAGTCTGTCTGTTTGCAGGTGTGAAGCGAGCGTTTGTTTCCCTCATCCACCGTTATATCTGCTGGCTAGTGAAATATCCGTTGAAAAAGATAGATTAATGTGTTCAGGCATGTCTATTTTACTCAGTGTGAAGCAAATTAAGACTGGGCAATGAAAGAGAATGCTGGTTTTGATCCAGCGTTCTCTTGATTTAATAGGAATCTGTAAAGAATTCGTTTGATTTTATGGACTTAAAAACAAAATATTTCAAAATATTTAACAAACTTATTGCCTTTATTCGTTTCTTCGTATATAATAAAACAAATTGGCAAATTTTCTCTGTGAGGTATCGGAGAATGGAATATATTACGGCAAAAGAAGCCGCAGAAAAATGGAATATATCTCAACGCAGAGTTCAGGTTTTATGTGAGCAGGGGCGGGTGTTAGGTGCTGTGCGATTAGGATGGGCTTGGGCAATTCCAAAAGAAGCAGATAAACCCGTAGATGCTCGCATAAAAACAAAACCAGAAAATCAAAGATAAAATTATTATTATTTGTGTGGTGAGAATATGGACAAAAGATCCCTTACTGAACAAGAGATACGTACACGGTTTATTACTCCGGCTATTAAAGCCGCAGGATGGACTAATATTCAAGTGCGCGAAGAATATGCTATTACAAAAGGGCGTATTATTGCCCGCGGCGGGTCTTATAAGAGAGATAAGGCCAAATATGCTGATTATGTCCTTTTCTATAAACCACACATCCCTCTTGCCATAGTTGAAGCAAAAGATAATAACCATACAATTTCAGATGGAATGCAGCAAGCATTGGAATATGCTGAGCAATTGCGCGTTCCGTTTGTTTTTACATCGAATGGTGACGGGTTTACTTTCCACAATCGTAACAGCGAAGATAATAATCGAGAAACGGTTTTATCTCTTTCGGAGTTTCCCTCCCCTGAAACACTGTGGGAGATGTATAAACAATATAAAAATATTGATGAAAAGCAGGAAAAGATTATTACAGAACCTTATTATGTCGAGAGGCTTGACAAACAGCCACGATATTATCAATTGAATGCAATTAACCTTACTGTTGAATCTATTATTAAAGGAAATAATCGAGTGCTGCTGGTTATGGCAACAGGAACCGGAAAAACATATACTGCATTTCAGATCATATGGAGACTGTGGAAAGCTGGTATAAAAAAGCGAATTCTTTTTCTTGCCGATCGAAATGCTCTTATTGACCAAACTTATGCAAATGATTTTGCCCCTTTCAAAGATAAAATGACCATTATCCGCCATCGCCATGTGGACAAATCATATGAAATATATCTGGCTATTTACCAAGGACTTACAGGCGAAGGCGATAAGGATATTTTCCGCCAATTCAGCCCTGATTTTTTCGATTTAATTGTCGTTGATGAATGCCATCGTGGTAGCGCAAAGGCCGATAGTGAATGGCGTGAGGTCTTGGAATATTTTAAATCCGCAACGCAGATCGGCTTAACAGCAACGCCTAAAGAAACAAAAGACGTTTCCAATATTGATTATTTTGGTGAACCGGTTTATACATATTCGTTAAAGCAAGGCATTGAAGATGGATTTTTAGCTCCTTATCGAGTAATTCGTGTATTGCTTGACAAGGATGCTGAAGGATTTCGCCCATATCTTGGACAGACCGACCGCTTTGGAAATATTATAGAGGATCGGGAGTATAACGTAACCGATTATGACCGGGAACTGGTGTTGGAGCAGCGTACCAAAATGGTGGCCAAAGTGGTGTCTAATTACTTGAAGGCCCACAATGCTCGAATGGATAAAAGCATTTTCTTCTGCGTTGATACCGAACATGCAGATCGTATGAGGCAAGCGCTTATCAACGAAAATAGCGACTTGGTAAAAGAAGATGAGCGCTATGTGATGCGAATTACAGGCGATGATGATATTGGCAAAAAACAACTTGACAATTTCCGCGATGTGTCCAGTAGATATCCTGTGCTGGTTACAACATCAAAATTGCTGACGACCGGTGTTGATGTTCAGACAGTCAAGTATATTGTGCTGGATACCAACATTAACAGCATGACTGAATTTAAGCAGATTATCGGGCGTGGTACCCGGGTTCGTGAAGATTTAGGAAAAGCGTTTTTTACTATTTTTGATTTCAGAGATGCAACGCGGCTGTTTGCTGATCCGGACTTTGATGGGCCTTGTGAACAGGATGATGAATTTACACCCGATGAGAACGGCAACATTGATGATCCAACTTCTGATAATGGAATTATCAGAGAGCCTCCCATTGACTACAACATTGATAACGATTCTGAAACCGGCAAACGTAAGAAATATTATGTAGGAGATGTAGAGGTATCCGTTTTAAAGCAAAGAGTTCAGTACATCGATAAAAACGGTAAACTGATTACAGAATCTCTTACTGACTACACGAAACGGAATGTTCTGAATAAGTATGCTACTTTGCATGATTTTTTACGTGTTTGGAATAGCGCGGAACGCAAGCAAGTTATATTAGATGAACTTGCTGAACAAGGTGTCTTAATAGAAGAATTACAGGAGCAAATCGGACGCGAATTTGATCCGTTCGATTTGCTGTGCCACGTTGCATTTGATCAACCTCCTTTGACCAGGCGTGAGCGGGCAAACAAGGTAAAAAAGCGCAATTATTTTGCAAAGTACGGAGAAAAAGCGGCTGCAGTTTTGGATGCGTTGTTGGATAAGTATGCTGATTCTGGAGTTGCCAATTTAGAAAGCATGGACGTTCTAAAGGTCAACCCGATACGGGAATTTGGCACACCGCAATACATCGTCAACAAAATTTTTGGAGGAAAAGATAAATTTAAGCAGGCTATACGAGAGTTAGAGCAAGAACTCTATGTTGCATAATTTTAGGAGGTATGCCAAATGGCTGTATCAAATACGACAAAAGCACTTAAAGACATTATGCGCATTGATGCCGGTATTAACGGTGATGCACAGTACATAGAACAGATAGCATGGCTGTTGTTTTTAAAAGCATTTGATTTTAAAGAAAAAGATTGGGAATTGGAGGATGATTATGTCCCTGTGATTCCCGAGGAATACCGTTGGAGAAACTGGGCAGAAGATGATGAAGGTATTACTGGAGATGCACTGATTGAGCATGTAGAAAATATGTTTCGAGCACTGCGTAATTTGGATGTTTCAGATGGAGATCCACGAAAGTTCCTCGTTCGTGATGTCATGGAGGGTGTCAACAACTTCATGAAGTCGGGAACTCTTTTGCGGCAAGTCATCAATAAAATAAACGCTGATATTAACTTTGAAGAAGTTAAAACTACTCATCTGTTCAATGGCATTTACGAATCCATGTTAAAGGACCTGCAAAGTGCCGGTAAGGCTGGTGAATTTTACACGCCGAGGCCTGTGACCAGATTCGTTGTAGATAAGGTAAATCCTCAATTGGGTGAAATAGTTCTCGATCCGGCATGTGGAACTGGCGGTTTTCTGACCAGTGTCATCGATCGCTTTGAAATAAACACAACTGATGAATACAGGACTTTGCAAAAAACCATCAAAGGTATCGAAAAAAAGCCTTTTCCTTTCCTGCTGTGCGTAACCAATCTGATTGCACATGGTATTGATGTGCCTTTAATTCGACATGACAATACTTTACGTCATCCGGTAGATCAATATCGCCTAGAAGATAAGGTGGATGTTATTGTGACAAATCCGCCTTTTGGTGGTGCAGAGGAAAAAGCCATTTCTCAGTCAGTGCCCGCAGAACTGCGTACTACCGAAACAGCGGATCTATTTTTGGTACATATTATGGCGCTTCTCAAAGACGGCGGACGCTGCGGCATGGTTTTGCCGGATGGATTTTTGTTCGGAACAGGTGTGAAGGCGGCTATCAAGAAAAAGCTGCTGGAGGGAAACAATCTGCATACTATTGTCCGTTTGCCTAAGGACGTGTTTGCACCCTATACCAATATCAATACAAACCTGCTTTTCTTTACAAAAGGGAAACCCACACAGGGTGTATGGTTTTATCGATTGGAAATGCCGCAAGGATATAAGCATTTTTCAAAGACAAGGCCGATGTTGGACGAACACTTTGCACCTGTACACGAATGGTGGAACAATCGTAAAGAGAGCGAAGTTTCTCAATATGTTCCGGTGGAAGATATCATAGCGGCAGAATACAATTTGGATTTCTGTGGTTTTCCTCATGAAACTACGGAAATTTTGCCTCCGGATGAATTTATCACACAATACCGCCAGGAAAAGGCGATTTTAACGGATAGAATTGAGAGTATTCTTGCAAAGATTCAAACAGCCTTAGCCCAGGAGGATGTACAATGAAAGCAGCAGAATTGCGTCAATCTATATTACAAGCTGCGGTTCAAGGAAAACTTGTACCGCAGGATCTCCACGACGAACCGGCTTCGGTTTTGTTGGAACGCATCCATGCGGAGAAAGCGCGCCTGGTGAAGGAAGGAAAGATAAAGAAAGAAAAGCCTCTACCGCCAATCGCGGAAGATGAAATTCCTTACGACTTACCAGAGGGATGGGTTTGGTGCAGGTTATCTGATGTTGGAGAGATTGTTGGTGGATCCACTCCGGATACTTCAAACGCATCTTATTATACTGATCCTGGTAACGGCATTCCATGGATTACGCCGGCAGATATGAAAAATGCTATCGAAAACACAATCTATAGAGGCAAAAAAGATATTACTGCAGATGGATATAACTCTTGTTCTACTAGAATTGTACCAAAAGGAAGTATAATATTTTCTAGCAGAGCACCAATTGGTTTAATTGCTTTTGCCGGAAATGATCTTTGTACTAATCAAGGATTTAAATCAGTGATTCCATATATAATGGACTTAAGAAATTGGATTTATTATTCATTACAAAACAAAACCGAGGATATCATCAATAGAGCTCCAGGAACTACTTTTAAAGAAGTTTCTGGTACATTTATGCAAAAAGAAATTATTCCGCTTCCGCCCTTGGCCGAGCAACAACGCATTGTTGCTAAAGTGAACGAATTAATGACACTGTGTGATGAATTAGAGGCGGCAGAGCAGGAACTGGAAGCTCTGGAGAACCGTTTTGAGGAGTATTTGCCAAAATCTATCCTTCAAGCAGCGGTTCAAGGAAAGCTTGTACATCAGGATCTCCATGACGAACCAGCTTCGGTTTTGCTGGAACGCATCCGTGCTGAGAAAGCACGACTTGTTAAGGAAGGAAAGATAAAAAAAGAAAAGCCTTTGCCGCCTATTACGGAGGATGAAATTCCTTACGACTTACCAGATGGGTGGATTTGGAGTAGATTAGGAGATATATGTTATATTATTATGGGACAGTCTCCTGACGGAACAAGCGTTATAGATAAAAGAAATGTAATAAATGGGATAGAGTTTCATCAAGGTAAGTCGTATTTTTCTGATAAATATTTAAAAAGATCTACTCAAGTTACAACAGATCCTAAAAAGATCGCTATGGAAAATAGTGTTCTATTAGCTGTTAGAGCTCCAGTTGGATCTGTTAATATTACTACAAGGGAAATATGTATAGGACGTGGTTTGTGTGCACTCTTGCCTTTATGTAAAATGACAAGTGATTTTCTATTTTATTTTTTGAAATCTATGGAAGAAGATTTTGTATCTAAAGCCACAGGAACAACATTTATAGCTATTACAGCAGAAACAATAAGAAATCAATTATTTCCTCTTCCACCTCTTGCCGAGCAACAGCGCATTGTTGCCAAAGTAAATGAATTAATGGCATTGTGCGAGGAAATAAAGGCAGTAAAAACCAAACCCATTGAACAAAGGGATACTAACAGGATTATAGACTTTCCGGTGGCAAAACAAGAAGAGCAGCTCCAATTGGCAGCACGCGGTGAAATCAGTAAAAAGCCTTCTGCTGAATTGCTGCAAGCAATTGATGATATGTTCGCGGAGGACGAATGATGTGTGCTGAGAATACCCCAGCGGTTAAGGCAAAATGGGTTTTGGAAACAATGGGCATAAAAGATGTTCCCGCCCTGCATCTTGAAGATATTGCGCATATGGAAAAGATAAAGGTAAAACGATGTGCCTTATCTTCAGAAAAGGATCTGAGCGGGACGCTGATATATAGAGGTGAAAAGAAAGGTATCCTTATCAATACATATATTAATAACATTGGCCGCCATAACTTCACTTTTGCCCATGAGCTTGGTCATTATTTTTTAAAGCACAAACCTCCATATATATCGGACGGAGAGTCAAGTTTCAGATGTTCCAATCAAGACATGGAAGATGTGGTCAGTCATTCCCGTATAGAAACTGAAGCAAATCAATTTGCAGTCGAATTGTTAATGCCGGAGCCACTTTTTAGACCCCTTTTAGCTGGATCTGTCTTTGATTTTACTTTAATGAATAGTTTGGCAAACCAGTTTTATGTGTCTAAACATGCATGCGGAAACAGAATCTTGGATTTCATAAAAGACCCTTATATTCTTATATGCTCAAAGGGGACATCCATTACTGCAATTAAATGTTCAAGCACAGCGAAGGGGTATGGGAAGACAATAAAGAACATTCCCACAGAAAGTCATGCATACAGAGCAATTCGATATCAACAAAATCAAAAACAGTTCTACCTATCGCCGGCTTCAATATGGTTAGGCCATTTTAATAGCAATATTATGGTTTATGAGTGTACAAGGGGAGATTATGAGCACGATGTATCTATGACGATTTTAAAAATAGAGTAGTTGTAAAAATTATTATACACCGAGGATAGTTTAAACAGATGATTTATGTCGATTACAGTGCTGATTGAAGCTATGATTTTGGGTTTATCAGGGTGATTTAATGTTTATTTATGATTACTATATAGAATAATGTCGATAAATCGATGCGTCTATAACACAAAAGAATAGGATATCCATATTTTGCCCATACTGAATCATATAAATTGCTCATATGATGAAGATGAGGTGATAATATGGATGAAAACATAATACTTGATTGGTTATTCTCAGATTTGGATGAATTAATTGATTTTGATGGATACAGAGATATGCAGGAGGTCAAGAAACGTGAAGGAAGAGAGCATATTGAGATTAGCGATAAGTATGGAGGATCAAGCACCGACAACCATTGACAAATACATTTGCCGTTTAGTTGAAAGTGTATTATATGATTCGCCCAAGAGCAGTCTAACTATAACAGAAATATGTGACAATATAGAAAGTAATTTTAATTTACAGTTTGATGTATTAGAAATTGAAAATGCCGTTAAAAGAAAAGCTAGGAATAGGATTATTATAGATAACAAAACATATAGGCTCACTGTAAAAACGAGAGATTTACTCAAAAAACAGCCTGATATGCTCTCCGTTTTGAAAAAATATATAGTTGATTATCGAAAGCATATTAATGCAAATTTTGATGAAAATGATTTCTTAGAATTGATATTAAAGTATTTATATTATTGTTTTAATTCTAATATTAATAATTTTATGAGTCTTTTGCAGCATCAAAATAACATAATCTTAGATACATTTTCTGCATCAAATTATGAAGTTGAGTTAATTAATGGATTTATCTCTTGGGACAATGATGAGAAAAATAAATTTTTGTATTCTATGATATCGTTTAGTTATGAATATTGTATGTTAGCTACAAAAAAAGATTCTTTGCTATCTCAAAAAATTTTTAAAGGTAAGAAATTTATCTT
Coding sequences within it:
- a CDS encoding helix-turn-helix domain-containing protein, coding for MEYITAKEAAEKWNISQRRVQVLCEQGRVLGAVRLGWAWAIPKEADKPVDARIKTKPENQR
- a CDS encoding DEAD/DEAH box helicase family protein produces the protein MDKRSLTEQEIRTRFITPAIKAAGWTNIQVREEYAITKGRIIARGGSYKRDKAKYADYVLFYKPHIPLAIVEAKDNNHTISDGMQQALEYAEQLRVPFVFTSNGDGFTFHNRNSEDNNRETVLSLSEFPSPETLWEMYKQYKNIDEKQEKIITEPYYVERLDKQPRYYQLNAINLTVESIIKGNNRVLLVMATGTGKTYTAFQIIWRLWKAGIKKRILFLADRNALIDQTYANDFAPFKDKMTIIRHRHVDKSYEIYLAIYQGLTGEGDKDIFRQFSPDFFDLIVVDECHRGSAKADSEWREVLEYFKSATQIGLTATPKETKDVSNIDYFGEPVYTYSLKQGIEDGFLAPYRVIRVLLDKDAEGFRPYLGQTDRFGNIIEDREYNVTDYDRELVLEQRTKMVAKVVSNYLKAHNARMDKSIFFCVDTEHADRMRQALINENSDLVKEDERYVMRITGDDDIGKKQLDNFRDVSSRYPVLVTTSKLLTTGVDVQTVKYIVLDTNINSMTEFKQIIGRGTRVREDLGKAFFTIFDFRDATRLFADPDFDGPCEQDDEFTPDENGNIDDPTSDNGIIREPPIDYNIDNDSETGKRKKYYVGDVEVSVLKQRVQYIDKNGKLITESLTDYTKRNVLNKYATLHDFLRVWNSAERKQVILDELAEQGVLIEELQEQIGREFDPFDLLCHVAFDQPPLTRRERANKVKKRNYFAKYGEKAAAVLDALLDKYADSGVANLESMDVLKVNPIREFGTPQYIVNKIFGGKDKFKQAIRELEQELYVA
- a CDS encoding SAM-dependent DNA methyltransferase, giving the protein MAVSNTTKALKDIMRIDAGINGDAQYIEQIAWLLFLKAFDFKEKDWELEDDYVPVIPEEYRWRNWAEDDEGITGDALIEHVENMFRALRNLDVSDGDPRKFLVRDVMEGVNNFMKSGTLLRQVINKINADINFEEVKTTHLFNGIYESMLKDLQSAGKAGEFYTPRPVTRFVVDKVNPQLGEIVLDPACGTGGFLTSVIDRFEINTTDEYRTLQKTIKGIEKKPFPFLLCVTNLIAHGIDVPLIRHDNTLRHPVDQYRLEDKVDVIVTNPPFGGAEEKAISQSVPAELRTTETADLFLVHIMALLKDGGRCGMVLPDGFLFGTGVKAAIKKKLLEGNNLHTIVRLPKDVFAPYTNINTNLLFFTKGKPTQGVWFYRLEMPQGYKHFSKTRPMLDEHFAPVHEWWNNRKESEVSQYVPVEDIIAAEYNLDFCGFPHETTEILPPDEFITQYRQEKAILTDRIESILAKIQTALAQEDVQ
- a CDS encoding restriction endonuclease subunit S; the protein is MKAAELRQSILQAAVQGKLVPQDLHDEPASVLLERIHAEKARLVKEGKIKKEKPLPPIAEDEIPYDLPEGWVWCRLSDVGEIVGGSTPDTSNASYYTDPGNGIPWITPADMKNAIENTIYRGKKDITADGYNSCSTRIVPKGSIIFSSRAPIGLIAFAGNDLCTNQGFKSVIPYIMDLRNWIYYSLQNKTEDIINRAPGTTFKEVSGTFMQKEIIPLPPLAEQQRIVAKVNELMTLCDELEAAEQELEALENRFEEYLPKSILQAAVQGKLVHQDLHDEPASVLLERIRAEKARLVKEGKIKKEKPLPPITEDEIPYDLPDGWIWSRLGDICYIIMGQSPDGTSVIDKRNVINGIEFHQGKSYFSDKYLKRSTQVTTDPKKIAMENSVLLAVRAPVGSVNITTREICIGRGLCALLPLCKMTSDFLFYFLKSMEEDFVSKATGTTFIAITAETIRNQLFPLPPLAEQQRIVAKVNELMALCEEIKAVKTKPIEQRDTNRIIDFPVAKQEEQLQLAARGEISKKPSAELLQAIDDMFAEDE
- a CDS encoding ImmA/IrrE family metallo-endopeptidase — encoded protein: MCAENTPAVKAKWVLETMGIKDVPALHLEDIAHMEKIKVKRCALSSEKDLSGTLIYRGEKKGILINTYINNIGRHNFTFAHELGHYFLKHKPPYISDGESSFRCSNQDMEDVVSHSRIETEANQFAVELLMPEPLFRPLLAGSVFDFTLMNSLANQFYVSKHACGNRILDFIKDPYILICSKGTSITAIKCSSTAKGYGKTIKNIPTESHAYRAIRYQQNQKQFYLSPASIWLGHFNSNIMVYECTRGDYEHDVSMTILKIE